One Deinococcus aestuarii DNA segment encodes these proteins:
- a CDS encoding DUF790 family protein — protein MLPTELLMFRVKAGLVEPRRLKPHTNNLALAASVIDLFETNLGKRRADVEEDLKALEAGRADFKVIRGMAHLLSTSAATFEAGGDVEPGTVRAKVFELAQIHPPIRHRRADVLEQAAAALSGERRLTPEDLADLLYADLPDQQRLVAFDPPEPKDLLERFNLAQAQGMLYRAYSLIITARRNEPARYKQLLKYTKFFGLMVTVEGDADYGFTLTMDGPTSLFGGTTRYGLAMAKFLPALLYVTKWDLTATLKPRKDLAWVDPGDDEWLFELTSEDGYVSHYKPPEEHDSALESGFSDRFGKLGSAWTLEREVDLVPVPGGVIVPDFRLVHPSGRSVLVEIVGYWRPEYLRKKFDLLRKSGRRDVIVCVSERLNLDRAGVDPSDFDERLVWFKGVLPPKDVLAVAERMVGGEAAA, from the coding sequence ATGCTTCCGACTGAACTCCTGATGTTCCGGGTCAAGGCGGGGCTGGTGGAACCCCGGCGCCTCAAGCCCCACACCAACAACCTGGCGCTGGCCGCATCGGTCATCGACCTCTTCGAGACGAACCTCGGGAAGCGCCGGGCGGACGTGGAGGAGGACCTGAAGGCGCTGGAGGCGGGCCGGGCGGACTTCAAGGTCATCCGCGGGATGGCGCACCTGCTCTCCACGAGCGCCGCCACCTTCGAGGCCGGGGGCGACGTGGAGCCGGGGACGGTGCGGGCGAAGGTCTTTGAACTCGCCCAGATTCACCCGCCCATCCGCCACCGCCGAGCCGACGTGCTCGAACAGGCCGCCGCCGCGCTCTCGGGGGAACGCAGGCTGACCCCGGAGGACCTGGCCGACCTGCTGTACGCGGACCTGCCGGACCAGCAACGGCTCGTAGCCTTCGACCCGCCCGAACCAAAAGACCTCCTCGAACGCTTCAACCTCGCCCAGGCCCAGGGGATGCTCTACCGGGCCTACAGTCTCATCATCACCGCCCGGCGCAACGAGCCCGCCCGCTACAAGCAACTGCTGAAGTACACCAAGTTCTTCGGCCTGATGGTCACCGTCGAGGGGGACGCGGACTACGGCTTCACCCTGACGATGGACGGGCCCACGTCCCTCTTCGGCGGCACGACACGCTACGGCCTGGCGATGGCGAAGTTCCTGCCCGCCCTGCTGTACGTCACCAAATGGGACCTGACGGCGACCCTCAAGCCCCGCAAGGACCTCGCCTGGGTAGACCCCGGGGACGACGAGTGGTTGTTCGAGCTGACGAGCGAGGACGGCTACGTGAGCCACTACAAGCCGCCCGAGGAGCACGACAGCGCCCTGGAGTCGGGCTTCAGCGACCGCTTCGGCAAGCTGGGGTCGGCCTGGACCCTGGAGCGGGAGGTGGACCTCGTGCCGGTGCCCGGCGGCGTGATCGTGCCGGACTTCCGCCTCGTCCACCCGTCGGGCCGCAGCGTCCTCGTGGAGATCGTGGGCTACTGGCGCCCCGAGTACCTGCGCAAGAAGTTCGACCTGCTGCGCAAGTCGGGCCGCCGCGACGTGATCGTCTGCGTCTCCGAGCGCCTGAACCTCGACCGCGCGGGCGTGGACCCCAGCGACTTCGACGAGAGATTGGTGTGGTTCAAGGGCGTGCTGCCGCCGAAGGACGTGCTGGCGGTGGCGGAGCGGATGGTAGGGGGCGAAGCAGCGGCGTGA
- a CDS encoding DUF3800 domain-containing protein: MKYRLYVDEVGNTQACKLPSDENARYFSLTGVIMSLDYSREGLHPQMEGLKRNYFGDHPDEPVIFHRKDLLQNNRPFQALRDADVRRAFFYELFELISQADYQVITAVVDKVALERRYGKDAWEPYHFAMEMLLERFVKFLEATPGSSGDVMVEARSSKQDKTLALEFTRMCNKGTYYCTRSKIESVLTSKEVKIKNKSANIAGLQLADLIAHPSAISIIREGTKQTYYHSYGTPIVDILNASKYRRDKSGAIKGIGRKLIK, encoded by the coding sequence GTGAAATACCGATTGTATGTTGATGAGGTTGGCAACACTCAAGCGTGCAAGCTGCCTAGCGACGAGAATGCCCGATACTTCAGTTTAACGGGGGTGATAATGTCTCTCGATTACAGTCGGGAAGGACTACACCCCCAAATGGAAGGTTTGAAACGAAATTATTTCGGTGACCATCCCGACGAACCGGTGATATTTCATAGAAAGGATTTGTTGCAGAATAATAGACCCTTTCAAGCTCTCCGTGATGCGGACGTAAGAAGGGCGTTCTTCTACGAACTTTTCGAGTTAATTTCTCAAGCTGATTATCAAGTAATAACGGCAGTTGTAGACAAAGTAGCGTTAGAGCGAAGATACGGTAAGGATGCCTGGGAGCCCTATCACTTTGCTATGGAGATGCTACTTGAAAGATTCGTAAAATTTCTAGAAGCCACTCCTGGTTCTAGCGGCGATGTAATGGTAGAGGCTCGAAGTTCAAAGCAAGATAAGACCCTTGCTTTGGAGTTCACGAGAATGTGTAACAAAGGTACTTACTACTGTACTAGGAGTAAGATAGAAAGCGTTTTAACATCGAAGGAGGTGAAAATCAAGAATAAGTCCGCAAATATAGCCGGATTACAGCTAGCAGACCTAATTGCTCACCCTAGCGCTATATCCATAATAAGGGAGGGCACCAAGCAAACTTATTATCATTCTTACGGAACCCCCATTGTTGATATATTGAACGCAAGTAAGTATCGCAGAGATAAGAGTGGCGCCATTAAGGGAATAGGTCGAAAGCTAATAAAATAA
- a CDS encoding GreA/GreB family elongation factor, translating into MVQERMGANEQENQGLEAAQREVMATLARIAEIEDGLARAVPIERAEVQDDRAALGAVVTLLDLDTGRELRLHLVSPPEASAIVGEMPRISTESPVGRELPGRRVGRHSP; encoded by the coding sequence GTGGTGCAGGAGCGGATGGGGGCGAACGAGCAGGAGAATCAGGGGCTGGAGGCCGCCCAGCGCGAGGTGATGGCGACCCTGGCTCGCATCGCCGAGATCGAGGACGGTCTGGCGCGGGCGGTGCCCATCGAGCGGGCCGAGGTTCAGGACGACCGAGCTGCCCTGGGCGCGGTGGTGACGCTGCTCGACCTGGACACGGGACGCGAACTGAGGCTGCACCTCGTGAGCCCGCCCGAGGCGTCGGCCATCGTCGGGGAGATGCCGCGCATCAGCACCGAAAGCCCGGTGGGACGGGAACTGCCCGGTCGCCGGGTGGGGAGACATTCACCGTGA
- a CDS encoding DEAD/DEAH box helicase family protein, which yields MTCVLRLDRGTLVMREVPPCAAPLFTWDARSQSWRAPGRVYRDVMETLMKAGVPVRDEAATFQRLNLGYAREVQPYPHQQEALRAWKAAGRRGVVVLPTGAGKTLVAQLALRDTPRSTLVCVPTLDLMHQWYSGLLAAFPDAEIGLLGGGSRDETSILISTYDSAAIHAELLAGKYALHVYDEAHHLPSDFHRAVAELGLAPYRLGLTATPKRGDGRELHLEELVGPVVYHRTPEELAGETLADYREVVIRVRLSPAEQRHYDDLIRARNDFLRRNNIRLGSLDGWKQFVMQSGSPQGRAAMLAHREARGLAYGTEGKLRVLEELLANHPHERTLIFTDDNATVYRISRDFLVPAITHQTPVKERHALLERFRDGRYRVIVTSRVLNEGVDVPEASVAVVLSGTATEREHIQRLGRILRRAEGKQAVLYEVITEGTSEERVSQQRRGRWQPGINSVTPVWEDLNASD from the coding sequence ATGACCTGCGTCCTGCGACTGGACCGGGGCACCCTCGTGATGCGCGAGGTGCCGCCCTGCGCCGCGCCCCTCTTCACCTGGGACGCCCGCAGCCAGTCGTGGCGGGCCCCGGGAAGGGTCTACCGCGACGTGATGGAGACGCTGATGAAGGCGGGAGTCCCGGTGCGGGACGAGGCGGCGACCTTCCAGCGGCTCAACCTCGGGTACGCGCGGGAAGTGCAGCCCTACCCCCACCAGCAGGAGGCGCTGCGGGCGTGGAAGGCAGCAGGCCGCCGGGGTGTGGTCGTCCTGCCCACGGGCGCGGGAAAGACGCTCGTCGCCCAGCTCGCCCTGCGTGACACTCCCCGCAGCACCCTCGTCTGCGTGCCCACCCTGGACCTGATGCACCAGTGGTACTCGGGCCTGCTCGCCGCCTTTCCCGACGCCGAGATCGGGCTCTTGGGCGGGGGCAGTCGGGATGAGACCTCCATCCTGATCTCCACCTACGACTCGGCGGCCATCCACGCCGAACTCTTGGCAGGCAAGTACGCCCTGCATGTCTACGACGAGGCGCACCACCTCCCCAGCGACTTCCACCGGGCGGTGGCTGAACTGGGGCTGGCCCCCTACCGCCTGGGGCTGACCGCCACACCGAAACGGGGCGACGGGCGGGAACTGCACCTGGAGGAACTCGTCGGCCCCGTGGTCTACCACCGCACCCCGGAGGAACTGGCGGGCGAGACGCTGGCGGACTACCGCGAGGTCGTCATCCGCGTGCGGCTCAGCCCCGCCGAGCAGCGGCACTACGACGACCTGATCCGGGCCAGGAACGACTTTCTGCGGCGGAACAACATCCGGCTCGGCAGCCTCGACGGATGGAAGCAGTTCGTGATGCAGAGCGGGTCTCCGCAAGGCCGCGCCGCCATGCTCGCCCACCGGGAGGCGCGGGGCCTGGCCTACGGGACCGAGGGCAAACTGCGCGTGCTGGAGGAACTGCTGGCGAACCACCCGCACGAGCGGACGCTGATCTTCACCGACGACAACGCGACCGTCTACCGCATCAGCCGCGACTTCCTCGTGCCCGCCATCACCCACCAGACGCCCGTGAAGGAGCGCCACGCCCTACTCGAACGCTTCCGAGACGGGCGCTACCGGGTCATCGTCACCAGCCGGGTGCTGAACGAGGGGGTGGACGTGCCGGAGGCCAGCGTGGCGGTCGTCCTCTCGGGCACGGCGACCGAGCGCGAGCACATCCAGCGTCTGGGCCGCATCCTGCGCCGCGCCGAGGGCAAGCAGGCCGTGCTGTACGAGGTCATCACCGAGGGCACGAGCGAGGAGCGGGTGAGCCAGCAGCGCCGCGGGCGGTGGCAGCCCGGGATCAATTCCGTCACGCCCGTCTGGGAGGACCTGAATGCTTCCGACTGA
- a CDS encoding LAGLIDADG family homing endonuclease, with product MTTAPDRNLSNFDENAHHIAKRQYLQAGDGDLGGMFRRIADWVAGAEAPEARLAWAQKYYDLMAEKKFCPGGRVLAGAGTQHGNVLNCLQGDTLVETREGQARIADLSGEVEVLSQGGVYRTARFRSFGTQELYRVLFENGETVEATAGHEWPVGKRGKSGQYRKVTTLDLVGKFVPVLPSGRRPTRDEDFEAGVRHGVTYGDGSQNTNGHTYHVQLFGAKRPLARHFGECRVHDAVYAGREVTVAQGMRGDLKSLPDELSSDAYWYGFFCGLLATDGGVDDRGSVAIYQSDAHDLARLARQLVRFGVKAASIKLFRQADAGYGGKPGYALRLIKQTLLPGDFLREDQRERFERSFEGQTGPHNASLRVMSVEPTGRSEEVFCCEEPQTHTFVIQGGLLTGNCFVQGATEHGPESFDGVMEVAKKLALVTKVGGGNGVNLDVYTPRAVSSRPDAGVRGWAYMSAAHPDVSDFIEGLMRPPTQPDGEKQPVAVRNWTRVVYGHAIPPELVASARMNGVQIVRALPGGVQAVADDMGGIIDSARAVAESAKVGVEPRIDLSEMRPEGAPIKGSGGTSSGPVSFLMEIFDNFLEWANRGGETSGPINTLRFVYAPVLRVVRQGGCLHPDTLVHTNRGTLRLRELVDARSFGHQGHALEVATDEGWRHSPEGFNNGLADTLRVTLESGLTLQGTPNHKLKVLRENGTREWVRFDELQPGDWAIQVLDGHTGTPALLEPLAELPFNAKRIRTPETLTEDLAFWLGYLWGDGFVSGNRVGFAVAHGSPMMEETPRLFRDLFGLELRQEQKENDRSVVFVTRSAALVAWLERNDLLKGKALTLEVPRPVRQAPRPVLGAFLRGLFEADGTLLHGYPQLSAASRQLAEDVVVLLGGLGIPAKLTRYEALPNRYSKREHYRLNVVSGKGLERYVERVGWLPGSRFEALGSFQPDPARESAWPLPHASGLLAGVHSGLPAGRKGSPSAYTETRKTLSRYIRGERGLTASGYAALALNPQIANALPAFDHDEYYVRVQGVMPGERILTLDISVEENHTYLANGMVSHNTRRGAGMATISIEHPDVLDFLTAKDLDREAAEGDISTFNISILVTEKFWQTLERDGLWHVDVQEVPGKYYLEAQAGLYDGRLPGLPERAEDGARGVPLYKTAPQGRYNPADKRPGVPAKWLWDQIAQHAWATGEPGLIFVDRVNEYSALKNLGKRYEIRSTNPCVTADTWVGTAMGARQVRDLIGKDFCAVVNGQSFNARGGFWLTGVKPVLKLRTKRGYELRLTDNHRLLKVLRQTRDAQITEWTETGSLTPGDHIVLSDHRGVPGWAGRGNHTEGWLLGSLVGDGTFITDKARPMAALGFWGEGRHGLADRAEVHLRALGATKKLWRSDDEARDRIRLSSEALAELAEKYGVRHGQKTITDGVEQAGFEFYRGFLQGLFDADGGVQGSQAKGVSVRLAQSDLTLLQRAQRMLARLGVLSTLATERRGEGTRLLPDGLGAHREYRVKAQHELLISGSNLEVFAEQVGFRDPHKAALLAERLGGYARRLNRERFNDEIVSIEPDGEEAVYDVTVEHVHAFDANSILAHNCGEIPLTIGEPCDLGAINLAAYVKGSTFDYATFRADVRTCVRFLDDVLDVNVFALEDNRVASQDLRRLGLGVMGLADALIKMGLRYDSEAGRQAIYEIMSALREEAVAESERLGQERGVYPVYQRNAKKIPHGPRRNVAVLTVAPTGTTSMLMGVSSGIEPVFSPFIWRKIGSEYRALLAPLFVELLNQYPAPAGLEKDGGWDWDKVTEAISENHGSVVGLTFIPEALQQVFVCAHDIKPEDHVRMQGTVQRAFDDGGQHAANSLSKTINLPNSATVDDVQAAYSEAYKTGCKGITVYRDGSRQFQVLSTSKKKEKKAEETPAEAVAEVMGEKTEEVVTQPEVQSAPVPTPVPSAQPAPARATAAPGPLYERPARLQGITDMVKLTDPTSGHRRSFLVTVNHLGGKPIEVMVISGRAGDEANADSEALGRVVSIALQHGVPAQALIKTLRGINGGLYGSYNGRLVGSKADLIAVALETFQKDMDAAALPPLAGASVDVPAPAPAAPSGVSVDGMARERCPVCEERAVIREEGCLKCQACGYSKCG from the coding sequence ATGACCACCGCGCCCGACCGCAACCTCAGCAACTTCGACGAGAACGCCCACCACATCGCCAAGCGGCAGTACCTCCAGGCGGGGGACGGGGACCTGGGCGGCATGTTCCGCCGCATCGCCGACTGGGTGGCGGGCGCCGAGGCTCCGGAGGCGCGGCTCGCCTGGGCGCAGAAGTACTACGACCTGATGGCGGAGAAGAAGTTCTGCCCCGGCGGGCGCGTGCTGGCGGGGGCGGGGACGCAGCACGGGAACGTCTTGAATTGTCTGCAAGGGGACACGCTCGTCGAGACCCGGGAGGGCCAGGCGCGCATCGCTGACCTGTCGGGTGAGGTCGAGGTGTTGTCGCAGGGTGGGGTGTACCGGACGGCCCGCTTCCGTTCCTTCGGCACGCAGGAGCTCTACCGGGTGCTCTTCGAGAACGGCGAGACGGTGGAGGCGACTGCCGGGCACGAGTGGCCGGTGGGCAAGCGGGGCAAGTCGGGCCAGTACCGCAAGGTAACGACCCTGGATTTGGTCGGCAAGTTCGTGCCCGTTCTCCCCTCTGGACGGCGCCCGACGCGGGACGAGGACTTCGAGGCTGGGGTGCGCCACGGGGTGACCTACGGCGACGGCTCGCAGAACACGAACGGGCACACGTACCACGTCCAACTGTTCGGGGCCAAGCGCCCACTCGCCCGGCACTTCGGCGAGTGCCGTGTCCACGACGCGGTGTACGCGGGCCGGGAGGTCACGGTTGCCCAGGGAATGCGCGGTGACCTGAAGTCCCTCCCCGACGAGCTGAGCAGCGACGCCTACTGGTACGGCTTCTTCTGCGGCCTGCTCGCTACGGACGGCGGGGTGGACGACCGGGGTTCGGTGGCGATCTACCAGTCGGACGCCCATGACCTCGCCCGCCTCGCGCGGCAACTCGTGCGTTTCGGGGTCAAGGCGGCGAGTATCAAGCTGTTCCGTCAGGCTGACGCGGGCTATGGAGGCAAACCCGGGTACGCCCTGCGCCTCATCAAGCAGACTCTGCTGCCTGGGGACTTCCTGCGCGAGGACCAGCGCGAACGTTTCGAGCGTTCCTTCGAGGGGCAGACGGGACCCCATAACGCCAGCCTCCGCGTGATGAGCGTCGAGCCGACGGGCCGCAGCGAGGAGGTCTTCTGCTGCGAGGAACCCCAGACCCATACCTTCGTGATCCAGGGCGGCCTGCTGACGGGGAACTGCTTTGTGCAGGGTGCGACGGAGCACGGCCCCGAGAGCTTCGACGGCGTGATGGAGGTCGCCAAGAAGCTCGCCCTCGTGACCAAGGTGGGCGGCGGCAACGGCGTGAACCTCGATGTGTACACGCCCCGCGCCGTGAGCAGCCGCCCCGACGCGGGCGTGCGCGGCTGGGCGTACATGAGCGCGGCTCACCCCGACGTGAGCGACTTCATCGAGGGGTTGATGCGGCCCCCCACCCAGCCCGACGGCGAGAAGCAACCCGTCGCGGTGCGCAACTGGACCCGGGTGGTGTACGGCCACGCGATTCCCCCTGAACTCGTCGCCAGCGCCCGGATGAACGGCGTGCAGATCGTCCGCGCGCTGCCGGGGGGCGTGCAGGCCGTCGCAGACGACATGGGCGGCATCATCGACTCGGCCCGGGCGGTCGCCGAGAGCGCCAAGGTGGGCGTCGAGCCGCGCATCGACCTTTCCGAGATGCGGCCCGAGGGGGCCCCCATCAAGGGCTCGGGGGGCACGAGCAGCGGCCCGGTCTCCTTCCTGATGGAGATTTTCGACAACTTCCTGGAGTGGGCCAACCGGGGCGGGGAGACGAGCGGGCCGATCAACACGCTGCGGTTCGTGTACGCGCCCGTCCTCCGAGTTGTCAGGCAGGGCGGCTGCCTGCACCCCGACACCCTTGTCCACACCAACCGGGGCACCCTGCGCCTGCGCGAACTCGTGGACGCGCGGAGCTTCGGGCACCAGGGGCACGCGCTGGAGGTTGCCACCGACGAGGGCTGGCGGCACAGCCCGGAAGGCTTCAACAACGGCTTGGCCGACACCCTGCGCGTCACGCTGGAAAGCGGCCTGACCCTCCAAGGCACGCCCAATCACAAGCTCAAGGTGCTGCGCGAGAACGGCACGCGCGAATGGGTGCGCTTTGATGAACTCCAGCCGGGCGACTGGGCGATTCAGGTGCTCGACGGACACACCGGCACGCCCGCCCTGCTCGAACCGCTGGCTGAGTTGCCCTTCAACGCCAAGCGCATCCGCACGCCCGAGACGCTGACTGAGGACCTGGCCTTCTGGCTCGGCTACCTGTGGGGCGATGGCTTCGTGAGCGGGAACCGCGTGGGCTTCGCCGTCGCGCACGGCTCCCCGATGATGGAGGAGACCCCGCGCCTCTTCCGCGACCTCTTCGGGCTAGAACTGCGGCAGGAGCAAAAGGAGAACGACCGCAGCGTCGTCTTCGTCACCCGCTCGGCGGCGCTGGTGGCGTGGCTGGAACGCAACGACCTGTTGAAGGGCAAGGCCCTCACGCTGGAGGTGCCGCGCCCCGTTCGCCAGGCGCCCCGCCCCGTCCTCGGCGCGTTCCTGCGCGGCCTGTTCGAGGCCGACGGCACGCTGCTGCACGGCTACCCACAACTCTCCGCCGCCTCGCGCCAGTTGGCGGAGGACGTCGTGGTGCTGCTGGGCGGCCTGGGCATCCCGGCCAAACTCACCCGGTACGAGGCCCTGCCCAACCGCTACTCGAAGCGCGAGCACTACCGCCTGAACGTCGTCAGCGGCAAGGGCCTGGAGCGTTACGTCGAGCGCGTGGGCTGGCTGCCCGGCTCGCGGTTCGAGGCGCTGGGGTCCTTCCAACCTGACCCGGCCCGCGAGTCTGCTTGGCCCTTGCCCCACGCCTCCGGGCTGCTGGCGGGCGTGCACAGCGGCCTCCCCGCTGGGCGCAAGGGCAGCCCCTCGGCCTACACGGAGACGCGCAAGACTCTCTCGCGGTACATCCGGGGCGAGCGCGGCCTGACCGCCAGCGGCTATGCGGCCCTCGCCCTGAACCCGCAGATCGCCAATGCTCTGCCCGCCTTCGACCACGACGAGTATTACGTCCGCGTGCAGGGCGTGATGCCTGGTGAGCGCATCCTCACCCTCGATATTTCGGTGGAGGAGAACCACACGTACCTTGCCAATGGCATGGTCAGCCACAACACCCGACGTGGGGCTGGGATGGCGACCATCTCCATCGAGCACCCCGACGTGCTGGACTTCCTGACCGCCAAGGACCTCGACCGCGAGGCTGCCGAGGGCGACATCTCCACCTTCAACATCTCCATCCTCGTCACCGAGAAGTTCTGGCAGACCCTGGAGCGCGACGGCCTGTGGCATGTGGACGTGCAGGAGGTACCCGGCAAGTACTACCTGGAGGCGCAGGCGGGCCTGTACGACGGGCGGCTGCCTGGCCTCCCCGAGCGGGCCGAGGACGGGGCACGCGGTGTGCCGCTCTACAAGACCGCCCCCCAGGGCCGTTACAACCCCGCCGACAAGCGGCCCGGCGTTCCCGCCAAGTGGCTGTGGGACCAGATCGCGCAGCACGCGTGGGCGACGGGAGAACCGGGGTTGATCTTCGTGGACCGGGTGAACGAGTATTCCGCGTTGAAGAATCTGGGGAAGCGGTACGAGATTCGGTCGACGAATCCTTGTGTGACGGCGGACACGTGGGTCGGCACGGCGATGGGTGCCCGACAGGTGCGTGACCTGATTGGCAAAGATTTTTGCGCCGTCGTGAACGGCCAAAGTTTCAACGCTCGGGGAGGCTTCTGGCTGACCGGCGTGAAGCCCGTCCTCAAGCTGCGCACCAAGCGGGGCTACGAGCTGCGGCTGACGGATAACCACAGGTTGCTGAAAGTGCTGCGCCAGACGCGGGATGCACAGATCACCGAGTGGACCGAGACTGGAAGCCTGACACCCGGCGACCACATCGTGTTGAGCGACCACCGGGGCGTGCCAGGCTGGGCGGGACGGGGCAACCACACCGAGGGTTGGTTGCTCGGCAGTCTGGTCGGAGACGGCACCTTCATCACGGACAAGGCCCGGCCTATGGCGGCTCTGGGGTTCTGGGGTGAGGGACGACACGGGCTGGCCGACCGTGCCGAAGTGCATCTCCGGGCACTCGGGGCCACGAAGAAGCTCTGGCGCAGCGATGACGAAGCTCGGGACCGGATTCGCCTCAGCAGTGAAGCCCTGGCGGAACTGGCCGAGAAGTACGGTGTGCGGCACGGCCAGAAGACCATCACCGACGGGGTGGAACAGGCAGGGTTCGAGTTCTACCGGGGCTTCCTCCAAGGGCTGTTCGATGCGGATGGCGGTGTGCAGGGCAGCCAGGCCAAGGGCGTGTCCGTACGCCTGGCCCAGTCCGACCTCACCCTGTTGCAGCGTGCCCAACGGATGCTGGCGCGTCTGGGCGTTCTCAGCACTCTTGCAACCGAACGCCGCGGGGAGGGCACCCGCCTGCTGCCCGACGGCCTCGGTGCCCACCGGGAATATCGCGTCAAGGCGCAACACGAGCTGCTGATCAGTGGCAGCAACCTCGAGGTGTTCGCCGAGCAGGTGGGCTTCCGTGACCCCCACAAGGCGGCGTTGCTGGCGGAGCGCCTTGGGGGATACGCCCGCCGCCTGAACCGCGAACGCTTCAACGACGAGATCGTGAGCATCGAGCCCGATGGCGAAGAGGCGGTCTACGACGTGACCGTGGAGCACGTGCACGCCTTCGATGCCAACAGCATCCTGGCCCATAACTGCGGAGAGATCCCACTCACCATCGGCGAACCCTGCGACCTCGGCGCCATCAACCTCGCCGCCTATGTGAAGGGCAGCACCTTCGACTACGCCACCTTCCGCGCCGACGTTCGCACCTGCGTACGCTTCCTCGACGACGTGCTCGACGTGAACGTCTTCGCGCTGGAGGACAACCGGGTCGCCTCCCAGGACCTGCGCCGCCTCGGCCTGGGCGTGATGGGTCTCGCCGACGCCCTGATCAAGATGGGGCTGCGCTACGACTCGGAGGCCGGGCGGCAGGCGATCTACGAGATCATGAGCGCCCTGCGGGAGGAGGCGGTGGCCGAGAGCGAGCGGCTGGGCCAGGAGCGGGGCGTGTACCCCGTCTACCAGCGCAACGCGAAGAAGATTCCGCACGGGCCGCGCCGCAACGTCGCCGTGCTGACCGTGGCGCCAACCGGCACGACTTCCATGCTGATGGGCGTCTCCTCCGGCATCGAGCCCGTCTTCAGCCCCTTCATCTGGCGCAAGATCGGCTCCGAGTACCGGGCGCTGCTGGCCCCCCTCTTCGTGGAGCTGCTGAACCAGTACCCCGCCCCCGCAGGTCTGGAGAAGGACGGCGGCTGGGACTGGGACAAGGTGACGGAGGCGATCAGCGAGAACCACGGCTCGGTGGTGGGCCTGACCTTCATCCCCGAGGCGCTGCAACAGGTGTTCGTGTGTGCCCACGACATCAAGCCTGAGGACCACGTGCGGATGCAGGGCACCGTGCAGCGGGCCTTCGACGATGGGGGGCAGCACGCCGCGAACAGCTTGTCCAAAACGATCAACCTGCCCAACTCCGCCACCGTGGACGACGTGCAGGCGGCCTACAGCGAGGCGTACAAGACGGGGTGCAAGGGCATCACCGTCTACCGCGACGGCTCGCGCCAGTTCCAGGTCCTCTCCACCAGCAAGAAGAAGGAGAAGAAGGCCGAGGAGACGCCCGCCGAGGCGGTGGCCGAGGTGATGGGGGAGAAGACGGAGGAAGTCGTGACCCAACCCGAAGTGCAGAGCGCCCCCGTGCCCACCCCAGTCCCCTCCGCTCAGCCTGCTCCGGCACGCGCCACCGCCGCCCCCGGGCCCCTGTACGAGCGCCCGGCCCGCCTCCAGGGCATCACCGACATGGTGAAGCTCACCGACCCGACGAGCGGGCATCGGCGGTCCTTCCTGGTCACCGTCAACCACCTGGGCGGCAAGCCCATTGAGGTCATGGTGATCAGCGGGCGCGCGGGCGACGAGGCGAACGCCGACTCCGAGGCGCTGGGCCGCGTGGTCAGCATCGCCCTCCAGCACGGCGTTCCCGCCCAGGCCCTGATCAAGACCCTGCGCGGCATCAACGGCGGCCTCTACGGCAGCTACAACGGTCGTCTGGTGGGTTCCAAGGCCGACCTGATCGCCGTCGCCCTGGAGACCTTCCAGAAGGACATGGACGCCGCCGCCCTGCCGCCTCTCGCCGGGGCCAGCGTGGACGTGCCCGCCCCGGCCCCCGCTGCCCCCAGCGGTGTCAGCGTGGACGGCATGGCCCGCGAACGCTGCCCGGTGTGCGAGGAACGGGCCGTGATCCGCGAAGAAGGGTGCCTGAAGTGCCAGGCGTGCGGATATAGCAAGTGCGGGTGA
- a CDS encoding zinc ribbon domain-containing protein: protein MSDTGPFQRLYRVQQLDLDLDRLRAEEASIPGDLRGARAEQERLNNELEDTEITLEGVEKRVRQLEQDLAGTRDQVQRAREEQDKNAFDARTQSQYGSRIQMLGERAEEMEEDLSPLRERARDLSTRAGELRAEHRTLRPRLAELETQDEARVQALRDQGAGMREERAALVAALDSRTVKEYDLIRRSKKGLGLAEIQGGRCTGCNVNLPVNVQQRAAQGKLPPVKCPSCGRFLIKLN from the coding sequence ATGAGTGACACCGGACCCTTTCAACGCCTGTACCGCGTGCAGCAGCTCGACCTGGACCTCGACCGGCTGCGGGCGGAGGAGGCGAGCATCCCGGGTGACCTGCGGGGGGCCCGCGCCGAGCAGGAGCGCCTGAACAACGAGCTGGAGGACACCGAGATCACCCTGGAGGGCGTCGAGAAGAGGGTCCGCCAGCTCGAACAGGACCTCGCCGGAACCCGCGATCAGGTGCAGCGCGCGCGCGAGGAGCAGGACAAGAACGCCTTCGACGCCCGCACCCAGTCCCAGTACGGCAGCCGCATCCAGATGCTCGGGGAGCGCGCCGAGGAGATGGAAGAAGACCTTTCTCCGCTGCGTGAGCGTGCCCGCGACCTCTCGACCCGGGCGGGTGAGCTGCGCGCCGAGCACCGCACCTTGCGCCCCCGCCTCGCCGAGCTCGAAACCCAGGATGAGGCCCGCGTCCAGGCGCTGCGCGATCAGGGTGCCGGGATGCGCGAGGAGCGCGCGGCGCTCGTCGCCGCCCTCGACTCCCGCACCGTCAAGGAATACGACCTGATCCGCAGGTCGAAAAAAGGCCTCGGCCTCGCCGAGATTCAGGGTGGGCGCTGCACCGGATGCAACGTCAACCTACCCGTCAACGTCCAGCAGCGCGCGGCCCAGGGCAAGTTGCCCCCCGTCAAGTGCCCTTCGTGCGGGCGGTTCCTGATCAAGCTGAACTGA